The DNA sequence CAGTAACAATGATAACAAGGTTGACTGGCAATTACTTGCTATCGGTGCATTACTGAATGAAGGCCAGTATCCTCAGGCGACAGATCAATTAAATCTGTTACCGGCTTCGCTCAGCGATGAACAGCAAAGGGAAAGATTTTTGCTGGAAGCACAATTGAAAATTGCCCGGCAGGATTTCGCTTCAGCAAACACGCTGTTGAATAACATTACACCTGATACGTTGAGTAAAGCTCAGCAAGGTCGCTACTGGCAGTTACGGATCATCGCCGGACAAAGTCAGCCTTCTCTTGATGTAATCCGCGCTTATATCGCGCAACAGCAGTTACTGAATAACCCGGTGGAGAGCCAGAAAAATATTGATGATACCTGGGCGGTGTTGAAACAACTCACAGCCCCCCAGTTAAGCAGTATTGTGATTAATGCTAACGAAAATACCCTGCAGGGATGGCTGGATCTGTTAAACAGCTATCGGGCTAACAGCAGCGATGTCACCATGCTAAAAGCCGCTATCGCAGACTGGCAGAAGCGTTATCCTTATAATCCGGCAGCGAAAACACTGCCTACTGAACTGCTGTCACCACAGCCCGTTGTTGCCGCCGGCCTGAATGGTAAAATAGCGTTACTGCTACCACTGAGTGACCAGGCTCAGGGTTTTGCCGATGCCATTCAACGCGGCTTCAATGATGCAAAAAGTGGTCTGCTGACCTCACCTGCCTCAACAGAGGGGAATACCCAGCCAGAGACAGCTACCCCTGCCACTGCAACACCACCTGCAGCCACGCCACAAGATACCTCAGCCAGCCAGGTGTCCGTTCAGGTTTACGATACCAGCACTCAGCCTTTGGAGCAGCTACTCGCAAAAGCGCAACAGGATGGTGCAACATTGATCATCGGGCCGTTGTTGAAACCTGATGTCGAAAAGCTGGCATCCCTGCAAACCTCAATCAATATTCTGGCGTTAAACACCCCTGAATCCGTACAGAATATGGCCAATATTTGCTATTTTTCACTGTCACCGGAAGATGAAGCGCGCGATGCGGCACAACATATCTGGCAACAAACCAAACGTGCACCTCTGCTGCTTGTTCCGCAAACCCCTTTAGGTGAACGCGTCAGTAAAGCATTCACCGAGGCCTGGCAAACACAAGGCGGCGGTACCGTTCTGCAGCAAAGCTTCGGTTCAACCAGTGAGCTGAAGCAGGCTATTAACCGCGGCAGTGGTCTGGCGCTTACTGGCACACCAGTGACTCTGACTAATGCGCTATCTTCAACGGCCAACACAAGTAACGGGCCTATTGATGCGCTGTATATTGTCGCCAGTCAGGACGAAATGACGCTGATTAAACCGATGCTTGCCATGCGCACCAGTAGCCGCGATATGGTACAAATTTATGCCAGCTCGCGCAGTGTTCAGGGAGGTGCCGGTCCGGATTATCGCCTGGAGATGGAAGGGGTGCAATTCAGCGATATTCCCCTGCTTTCAGGCACCAATTCAGCGTTAGTGCAGCAGACGACAAAAACCTTTAATAACAACTACTCCCTTATACGCCTGTACGCCATGGGTATCGACGCCTGGACACTGGCTAACCATTTCCCATCACTCCATCAGAATGGTTTTCAACTCAATGGGGAGACAGGCAGCCTGACGACTAATCAAAACTGTGTGATTAACAGGACGTTACCATGGAGCCAGTACCGTCAGGGACAGATCGTTCCCGTCAACTAACCCACCAGCAATCTGGCCGGGACGCTGAACAGCGCGCCCGGTTATGGCTGGAACGGGCAGGTTTATGTTTCATCGCAGCAAACGTATGCTATCGTGTTGGAGAATTAGACCTCATTATGCGCGATAAACACATATGGGTGTTCGTTGAAGTGCGCTACCGCCGTGATAATTCTTTCGGGGGCGCACTCAGTAGTGTCACTTTGGGTAAGCAGAAAAAACTGTTACAAGCTGCCGCGCTTTGGTTATGCCAGCGAGGCGCCTGCTTCTCCACAAC is a window from the Erwinia sp. genome containing:
- the lpoA gene encoding Penicillin-binding protein activator LpoA (ID:JIFNMEKO_02532;~source:Prodigal:2.6), with product MLSLNTPYPKTGRALFILSAALMFGGCVPQGNQAPGSENPYAAAGTSGFYLEQMQRSNNDNKVDWQLLAIGALLNEGQYPQATDQLNLLPASLSDEQQRERFLLEAQLKIARQDFASANTLLNNITPDTLSKAQQGRYWQLRIIAGQSQPSLDVIRAYIAQQQLLNNPVESQKNIDDTWAVLKQLTAPQLSSIVINANENTLQGWLDLLNSYRANSSDVTMLKAAIADWQKRYPYNPAAKTLPTELLSPQPVVAAGLNGKIALLLPLSDQAQGFADAIQRGFNDAKSGLLTSPASTEGNTQPETATPATATPPAATPQDTSASQVSVQVYDTSTQPLEQLLAKAQQDGATLIIGPLLKPDVEKLASLQTSINILALNTPESVQNMANICYFSLSPEDEARDAAQHIWQQTKRAPLLLVPQTPLGERVSKAFTEAWQTQGGGTVLQQSFGSTSELKQAINRGSGLALTGTPVTLTNALSSTANTSNGPIDALYIVASQDEMTLIKPMLAMRTSSRDMVQIYASSRSVQGGAGPDYRLEMEGVQFSDIPLLSGTNSALVQQTTKTFNNNYSLIRLYAMGIDAWTLANHFPSLHQNGFQLNGETGSLTTNQNCVINRTLPWSQYRQGQIVPVN
- a CDS encoding hypothetical protein (ID:JIFNMEKO_02533;~UPF0102 protein RPA0323;~source:Prodigal:2.6); its protein translation is MEPVPSGTDRSRQLTHQQSGRDAEQRARLWLERAGLCFIAANVCYRVGELDLIMRDKHIWVFVEVRYRRDNSFGGALSSVTLGKQKKLLQAAALWLCQRGACFSTTDCRFDIVAITGTDVEWLKNAFTAQ